The Helianthus annuus cultivar XRQ/B chromosome 16, HanXRQr2.0-SUNRISE, whole genome shotgun sequence genome includes a window with the following:
- the LOC118488305 gene encoding F-box/LRR-repeat protein 25-like: protein MARRGGVIHHIFSFIDTRSVVRSSLLSQSWRNTWKSHPHLNFEIGPSPDQASSSNFPKFVHRFLSKRDDVTELSTIDFRSNSITLPLLRKIVIYAMSHRTQKLKIEFLGDKQTRRGGFDSSLFRSRYLEHLVLSIDFGLKISPSLTWDFPALTTLSIKRVTFTLQLPNGDASRSIDLFSRFPNLKTLALDSCTLSNIDTFIIKSSELQSLSLICINQWCEFVVSAPKLSSFTYNGIARFLLSTKDLGSLKNLFKAKSLTLNLDVVKLLSKFPELRERRNCPFTSLQSLTLVSRHRLPKSLTAFASVFDYFSRSSPALKVEIQSQHRQQIKDAISVNELKEPFHMSLYLSYPILG from the exons ATGGCTCGGAGGGGGGGTGTGATTCATCACATATTTTCGTTCATAGATACTCGATCTGTCGTTCGAAGTAGTCTTCTATCTCAAAGCTGGAGAAATACATGGAAATCCCACCCGCATTTGAACTTTGAGATTGGGCCATCTCCCGATCAGGCAAGTAGCTCTAACTTTCCCAAATTTGTGCACCGATTTCTATCTAAGCGTGATGACGTTACCGAGCTTTCCACCATCGATTTCCGATCAAATTCCATCACTCTTCCGCTTCTCAGAAAGATCGTAATCTACGCAATGTCGCACAGGACGCAAAAGCTAAAGATTGAATTCTTGGGTGATAAGCAAACACGACGTGGTGGATTCGATTCATCTTTGTTTAGATCTCGATATCTCGAACACCTTGTTTTGAGCATCGATTTTGGGCTTAAAATAAGTCCGTCGCTGACATGGGATTTTCCGGCATTGACCACTTTGAGTATTAAACGTGTTACATTCACGTTACAACTTCCTAACGGTGATGCTAGTAGGTCTATTGATTTGTTTTCCCGATTTCCGAATCTAAAAACTCTTGCGTTGGATAGTTGTACGTTATCTAATATCGATACTTTCATAATCAAGTCGAGTGAATTACAGAGTCTATCGTTGATATGTATTAATCAATGGTGTGAGTTTGTAGTCTCAGCACCAAAGCTTTCTTCGTTCACCTATAATGGCATTGCTCGGTTTTTATTATCCACTAAAGATCTTGGTTCATTAAAGAAT CTCTTTAAAGCAAAGTCTCTTACCTTAAACTTAGACGTCGTGAAGCTTCTTTCTAAGTTTCCGGAATTGCGTGAAAGAAGAAATTGCCCTTTCACGAGTTTGCAAAGCTTGACTTTGGTTTCACGCCACCGGCTACCGAAATCCTTGACTGCGTTTGCCAGTGTTTTCGATTATTTCAGTCGCAGCTCTCCCGCACTTAAG GTGGAGATTCAAAGTCAACATCGTCAACAAATTAAGGATGCCATTTCTGTAAACGAGCTAAAAGAACCATTTCATATGTCTTTATATCTGTCTTAccccatacttggataa